A genomic stretch from Thermoplasmataceae archaeon includes:
- a CDS encoding zinc ribbon domain-containing protein, with product MPIYESDEHEILSERTLLFDHGVKVSKGSLYLTNKRIIYVRNGRRGIFRAAPSLVDMEVKLDALEDVGKAVPRLNMGKKRIVSIRFYQGASLQIKDFSVSNPELWEKDIRQWATEYKRRISEENRRNIEDEKKRELEMAKAKAPTANIGYMYYGKSEGGNKKR from the coding sequence ATGCCAATATATGAGAGTGACGAGCACGAGATTCTGTCTGAACGGACTCTGCTCTTCGATCATGGTGTCAAGGTGTCCAAGGGATCACTGTATCTCACGAATAAGCGCATCATATATGTTAGGAATGGCAGACGCGGAATATTCAGAGCTGCTCCATCCCTTGTTGATATGGAAGTAAAGCTGGACGCTCTTGAAGATGTTGGCAAAGCAGTGCCTAGATTGAATATGGGCAAAAAGAGGATTGTTTCCATCAGATTTTATCAGGGAGCATCTCTACAGATAAAGGATTTTTCGGTGTCAAACCCAGAACTCTGGGAAAAGGACATAAGGCAGTGGGCCACAGAGTACAAAAGGCGTATAAGCGAGGAAAACCGCCGCAATATTGAGGACGAGAAAAAAAGGGAACTTGAAATGGCGAAAGCAAAGGCTCCGACCGCGAATATTGGGTACATGTATTACGGCAAGAGCGAAGGCGGCAATAAAAAACGC